The Setaria viridis chromosome 9, Setaria_viridis_v4.0, whole genome shotgun sequence sequence gctaagaacccattaagaaagaaagggaagcattttgaaggggaggaagaaaaatgtactaagcctgttcaccgtaatggtaaatgtgtattttctatgataaaggatgtaagggtagtctttagcaagggctctggtagccaacctgttccgaacgacaaGGACGGACATGCAAccatgtggaagaagtctaTAGTTTGGGAGATACCTTATTAGGAAGTCCTTCAGGTCagtaatgcaatcgatgtgatgcacctgatgaaaaatctttacgtgaatgtgcttggcttcctgggtacatatggaaaggcaaaggatacaattgaagcacgtcgggaccTAAAACGTATAAAACAACGAGATggcctacatccgaaaaagagaaatgatggacattacttgcatcctgccagttacactctcagcatggaagagaaggaaagcatgtttgagtgcttgaatagtatcaaggtcctatcgggctactcctcgaatatacagggaataataaatattaaagagaagaaattcataaatctaaaggttCATGACTGCCACATCCTGATGATGCAATTGCTTCCTGATGCACTGGGatgtattctaccagagaatttgagaatggcaatcgtgaagctatgtccatttctcaatatgatttctcagaaggcaatccatccaaacaatctactaaagctgcagatgATGTGGTGCAATACCTTGTCAGCTTTAAGATAATCTTTCCACCTTcgttctttaatatcatgacctaccttctagtccaccttgttgaagagatttttgttctcggtcctatatttctacacaatatgttccctttagAGAGGTTTATGGAAGTTCTAAAGAAGTATGTGCATAATCGTGCctatccagaaggaagcatcgcaaagggtTATGGAACAGAGgtggtcattgagttttgtgttgactttattgatgacctgagTTTGATTGGAGTCCTTGTATCACGCCATGAGGagagactcaagggaaagggcacactagggaggaaagctcgaatggacatcgatgagagtacatttcgtaaagcCCACTTCACtgtcctgcaacaatcatccctagTAGCTCTATagatggaggagcacaagaccatTGTACTGTCCTCAAACCAGAGGAAGACTGAGGCTAGGATCACACATCATCACATTGACAttttcgcctcttggttgcggcgataactgatgggtgatgacatgattgaagaacaactagcatggttggctaggggtccatctatcttagtatcgacattccaagaatacaagataaatgggtacagATTTTACACGacagcccaagaccaaaagagcataAACTAAAATAGTGGTctccgtatagatgcaatagacaataatggaaaaaaaagatagatactatggtgtcattgaggagatatgggaactggactatggacctttgaaaatccctctatttcggtgccaatgggtgaaacttactggaggaggtaTAACAatagacaactatgggatgataatagtggatctcaacaagattggatataaatacgaaccattcatcctagccaatgatgtcactcaagttttctatgtgaagaacatgCCAAGAAAACCAATcaagaagggtgctaataagtcagatgatcagccaaagcaccacatagttctATTTCAGAAGTTAAGAACAAcactgacatttcagaagattatgatcagtttgatgatcttcctccattttcagtcgatgttgacccaaccatcctgttacccaaagaggatgctccatacttatgccgcgatcacaaccaagggacgttcgtcaagaggaaggttattaacgttctGCTAGATGATGATATGTAATATGTTAGAAtcattatgttgtgttttgtggtcaagtgatAATAATGCAataacgcattgtaatgatatgtcatgtattctatgggtttattaacaataatatttttgcatggttaaaatattaattattttgattttttagtaccattaaatattaaacaataaatttagatataattaaacaagtacatgactaAGCCATGGTAAACACGTTAATAACACTACGGGcactatttttctagatttttgcATGGCCAAAATATTTATTCTTTCTAATttttaagttaacataagtattatgatcatttataacctattactaacttaatattactaattttactatgtttgatatttaactgcatctaatatttttattgtgtagatctaatcaacatcaagataacaaactttttttgcaattttatgaaCATTATTTGATTTTGCtatgcaataaataaatataatagcaattttaatagaaaggaaataaaacatTTGTCTTGGCAGGATCTGAAATAGTAGGCTAcaacccttttagtaccgggtgatacacccggtactaaaggggcgcATTTTCATTTCGcgcgtggcgcaccccctttagtatcgggtggtagctacacccggtactaaagcagTGGTCTTTAGTACCGTGGTAGCCACCACCGGTACAAAagggcattagtaccgggtgggggtgatgcccagtactaaaggggggatAAAAAccccatccccttcctccctaACACTTAGCCGCGGTTGTCGTCTCCTCCTCCGAATCCTCTATCGTTgcccctcctccacgccgcgcgccgccatcATGTCACACCCAAGGCGCCTTCTCCGACACCGCGTGCCCCCGCCACCCCCATTGCCCCCAACACCGCCTTCTCCGATCCGACGTCGGCCGTCCCCTCGcctcgcgccgccacccccctcctcctcgccggactgtcatcgccgccacctcctccaccgtcaTCGTCCCCGGCgctgcctcctccaccgccccgctggccaccaccctcctccaccggcgccgcccctcgccCTCCACTGGCATCGCCCCTCCTCAACTAGCGCTGCccgtcctccaccaccaccgcccctcctccaccgtaCCGGCGCCACCCATCCTCCACCGGTGCCACCCCTCCTCCACGCTGCCACACCCTCCTCCACtagcgccgcccctcctccactgTACCGGCGCCGCGCGGCCACGGGTTCGTCTCTGCTGACGTAAGCCCGTGGCCAAGCTGACgtcatcatttttctttttaaaaaaatttccttATCTTTAGTATTTAGGAAATTGTGTTAGgaaaattagaaaatttatAAGTAGTGTTCGACAATATAGTGCTATGAAAATTAGAAAGTTAGAAATTGTGTtatgaaaattagaaaattaCAAATTGTGTTATGAAAATTAGAATTGTGCTAGAAATATATAAATAATGCTAGAAATTGTAAAATGCCATGCATTCGTTTTATATTAGCCTTAGTCATTTTATCACTACAAAATGTATAAGTATTATTAGTCATTTCTTAAGTAATTTATTGTTGATCCCTACTAATTTTTAGTCGTTTATTgtaacaaatatttcattcatTTTTAGTCATTATTTTTACAATAAAtgtgtataagtgtttcattctttttaagtcatttattgttgatgcctactaatttttacaataattatttttatattctATTAGTTACGAGAAATTTGATGTTGGTAGTGAATCACAAGCAATTCACtataaataaatttttagtcatttattttaacaaattgtataagtgttttattcttttttaatcatttattattgttaaaaaatgtataactattagtcattctttttacagtaaatgtgcataaaatattataaaattGTTGATGACGAGCAATTCACTGTAACAATTTGTACAAGTGTTTTAATTCTTTATTGCGGTCATTCTTTCAATTGTTGCggcctactatttcttagaataattccttcTATATTgtattagttacaatggcacgatcagaggACGAGCAGGCCCGATTGGATAAGGAATACCTAATGtacttgattgctcaaggtcaCACGAAtgatcaaccaaatgaagaggtcgatcataaccagactgacatctacctcaacatgtctggtaaTGGCAATAAGGAGGAACCAATTCctgagggaggcaatgatgggaaACAAGGcaaggtatagcaattattcTATGTAAACCTGATTTAAATTCATGACTaatcaagattattgggaattaatagttctttcatcTTCAGCCAGCTGGATCGAGTAGGCTGAAACAGAAAAGAGGCAAGAAGAAAAAGCTAGAGGGACGTATCATCATCACAGAACTTAATGAAGAGGGTGAATCAACTGCTCTAGACAATGCTAAGAcgaaattggtgaatcaaattggctttcttgttagggataacatcccaataagctttcagaattggaaaagccctgaaATCGATGAGAGCATGGTCCCCGTACCCAAGGTCCCTCTAAGCATGGTCCCTAatcgagagaaggaaatgatatgtgatcagataaaagaaaaattcaCATTCACAGGTGTAGATGAAGCCATCGTGAAAGATTGGGGATTTAGAAAtgctgcaattgcttttcaaaCATACAAGAAGAAACTGAATAAAGACTATATAAAAAAGGGCCTTACACTAGATTTCACAAAGCACCTGAACTTAAGAGATCCCTAGGATTCTTTTGTGCAGTACAAGCAATCACAAAAGAGcgctaaggcaactaaaacTAACACCGACAATGCTCGCAAAAGTAGTAGAAATACTACCATCATCTTGGGCTatgaggttacaagaaggggttTATCAAATGGCAGagaatggaagatgacataatttcTAAGGGAATCATACCGGCAACTCTCGAATGGCCGGAGcgagcaaagcattggtattatTCTCATGGTGCCATGCTCAATcctgaagatggatcatttgtgtttggccaagaattaagagaagcggatgcgaggcttgttgagttaataaaggctacGACCGAAGGAACTTTCGTGCCTGATTGAGAGAAAGACGAGCTGACTATGGaactaggtaatccagaacaccTTGAACGTTGCAGAGgtaaaggagtaattccatggaagATTGCTTTTCGTGAGCACATTAATTCCTAcagaagtcgccaaagaagtaaggccgaacacgcACGACAGCTGCGAAagttgcaagaacacgtagctttgatagaggcaagaatggaggaagccaTTGATCGGCATGTGACTCTAGATCTTAGCAAACAAgacagtgaacaagcagctacatcatcaggggctaatgtcaatgtaagcccctctcagcgtcGAAGCAGCGTCGCTTCCACGCAAGTCCCAGCAAGAGGATCTTCAGACATagttgaggacaaccaacgccaccTCATGGACGACATGACTAGGAgggccccttgtgagcttgttactcccgtgaaaaataagctcatcgtggtgTCTTATGGTGTAGCTAAACAACCGACCCAAGACCAAACAATTCATGgtgtggagattccagctcacGGTTttgccaaagttggggtggaccgagtggttgacggttgggatgacctcAAACTGGAGGTACCTGGAGGTGacagggaaaagaatctagaaGAAGCCATCCacggttggattctatggcccaagtgCTACATAAGGATTCCACAACCAAAACCGATCATCTCCTCAGGGCTCAAgagcaagatcacctacgccatctgccagggcaccctctccactacctgacagggatcctagcatgagtccactagctGATAGGGATCCTAACATGAGTCCACGCTCTCCACCAGCTGATAGGGATTCTAGAATGAGTCCACCTGCCCCTGTTATGAGTAAGGCTGCACGGCGAAAGACGTCTTCAGTTCCGCCTACTGCGGCTACAAAGAAGAAGTACAAGAAGCCGAAGGCgaagcaaccagagcccaaTAAAGCTTACGACAAGACTAATGCGGAAATCGATGTAGTAGTGGATcctgaggttaaagctcactttgCACCAAAAcctcccgtgaagaaagatccaccacttgataaggttaaatttcaggttttcattagaagcatggagttggagaaaaagaaaaattcagagaaACTACCACTATTTGACTACGACCGCTCGATAACAAAGTATTTTCAGATGAAGAAAAAggggtcaagtattccacagctcggaacccaatccaaccaattgaTTGCCCCGCTCCAGGTGCTTTCGGAATTTGATAAGAACCTACTTCTAttctccaaagatacaaatctcaccgcagcttaacttcgaggggaggatcacatcccaaagcacgcTGGGGCTGGTAAAtagaaatttgagttagggaaagagcttgtgtggccgcagttggtggaccgtcttccaGCGAAGATGTATAAATTGCAACAATGGTACATGGAAGCTTCAGCCACcggtttactcatgctagaaGTTTGGATTgaagatcaacattatttccatggtgatgccattataaatgtgctgCTCAAagaactttatttcctttacaatcaagacgcacttgacaaatcactcatcagttcctaggttctataattttttaatttgctctatcTTCAAAATCCCTACTATAGTCATTGTGCGACTCCtatctcctattctattttgtatcatgcaggattcAGATTCAAGATTGCCGGAGGAATGGATTCTATGATGTCAGCTTCATAGACCCGGATGTTATAAATGAGGCAActgtaagagataaaccaaatcgaaccttgaagaatatatataatttcttggacaagcaacattacaagaagtacatacttttgccgtacaacttcaagtgagcgtgttttccatctcttttatttttcgaactagcagGTAAAAATAAGAATGAATAGCTTTTCACTATGTATATATGTACggcttccactggatactccttgttatcgtggttgatcgaagcatggtCTATATCCTGGACTTTCTAAGGAGACCAAGAAATTAATACACCGAcctcatagacatgcttaacagagcttgggctcgcttccgtcaacatcacttaggtgaattcaaggagcaacttcatatccactctgaattcctggtatgtattgaatttgcacatctcgtgtcacttccttgaacacaacaaatatttcataacttcttttgccatatatacaCTATTTGAGATAGAATTCGGGGAATAATTTAtacggatactacgtatgtgagttcatccatggctttgtaggtcccaagcgtataaccaaccacgaattcagagtacgcatacaaatttcttaacaataaattagttctaattgtgcagatccattgatcttgatctaatataataacctttgctaatgatATAGATTACGCAtatgaaggaagaactcctcaagacaGAAAAAATCAGggtaattcaagaacaactcaatggatttcttctggacgaggtagtaaatccagtgAGAGAgttcataatgatggatcaaatttgCATCACCGTCAGGAATCGGGTTCAGAATGGTTAATCCAAAATATTGAACTtgaaaagttgatgcaatgtaatattattcatatatgtgtatgcacaatatgtctatgtataatattatctcaactgtaatattatagatcaaatacaagTTTATATATACTAGCGTATTAGCACTAGTATACATAAAggaacaaatacgaaatactaatatagaataaagaaagagaaaagaaaatgagaaaagaaatagaaaagaaaaaaccggtactaaattggtcTCGGCCACGCGCGACGTGGCaaccaatttagtaccggttggtataaaaAACTGGCACTAAAGGctcccttttagtaccggttatttaacccagtactaaagggtaccgaagtagcaataccagttgcgcaactggtactaaaggggggttaggacccggtactaaaagtgctTTCCCCAGCAATGAGACTTTGTTAATTTCGATCGAGATCCAAACTTTGTTCCTACTATCCcagaaaggaacaacaagtaTGCTGTGTCTCAACATGTctccgatggatcaacttcggaaCCAAGCTTTGTGACCATGGACGCATTTCGTGATAGTTTGGGTACATCTATTGTCTTAGCGTAGAACTAGTACGTGCAATAATTAAGAACATGGCGTATTGTGAAATAATTGTATACCATGGACATGTAATATGTTGGTATTTTAGCTTTTTCTATCGTCATTTTATTTCACATGAATAGTGAAAATAGTTGTAGACAGATTGTTTTACTCAAAAATGGTACAGTCTATCAAACCAAGGGCAAGAATGGCAATCCAGCCTCAAAATCCTCTTTTCTAGAGCTGGGGGCACCCTGCTAGCTAAACACCCCTCCCAGGTAGCTCCAAGTCCACGTGGAGCTTGCTCCAGCTGGAGTTATGGAGTGGAGTAGAAATCTGTGGAGTtgaagccatgccaaacagacccttatgCCATGTgtgtttgataaaaaaaaagttataaatGAATAGCTTTGAGAAACCTATAGCTTTTTTGATAttaatgataaaaaaatatcacTATTAGAAAAACACTCATCCAATACATGATGGTATAATTTGAGCTAGCATGGATAAGCCATATGTCGGCTCGTAATAGGTAGAGCTGGCATTGATAAATTCCCCAAGTGTTATCTAAGCTCAAAGACGATCTATTTTGACTCTATTACGAGCTAGCACGGATACTTTTCCAAATTTGTAATATGAATTTCAACTTGTTTAAAAATTTATAACTTTTTATATGGACTTGATAGAGATAAACTTTACATAAAATTATAGGTTTTGAAGAGATCAATAACTTTATAGTTGATTTTCTTTATGTGAAGCCATTTAGAAGTCCATATAGTTTACCAAAGTTTAAGACAACAAGGATTAAAAGGAATACAACTCTCTATTGTATTAGCAATGAGCTTTCAGTGCCATGGTGTGGAGGTATCACAATAGGGTGGAGGTCATGGGTTCAAAGCCTTTAAACATCGCATGCATGTACTTTGCATGACAAATGTGTGATTAGGAACTTAAAAAAATTGCTAATTTTGTTGAATCCTATTATATATGTCTACCCAACCAACACATGGATACTCATTTGCTGCCCCTTAGAAATTAAAACCGGCATGAATCAAAGTTAGGAAATGGCATGGATGAGGGCTTCTGCGATAGCTTACAATTTTTGGATCTAATTTAGAAGATATAgctgtttttattttattttttttggctaactttTAGTCTACCGCTATCCATGCCAGCTGCGAGCCACAACAGATATGTTTGGGTACCACCAGTTGGACAAACGTTTGTGTAGCTCAGCCGGTAAGGTTTCTTGTGATGGAACCTACTCATCAAGGTTCGAGTCCTTGACTCGGCACTAGTGATCgtatttttctggatttatttcaggatttaaccAGCATTATTCTTTCAGTTGTAGGCGACGTGCCCCTCAACAGCGAGGTGCCTGTGGTGACTTCGTCAGTTTCGAGGATTTGCCGGCTCAGTCTTTTAGATGTGCTCGTAGGGGTAAGGTTGCATGCGTATGTTCGTAGGggtgagtgtgcgtgcgtgtatgtgagTATCTGCGTCTGTATtgtgtgattcgaaaaaaaagaatgaatgaGAGTAAGGAGCTAAGAGCTAGCATGAATGAGAGTTTCTACAGTAGAGTACAAAATTTGGAGTCGTCTAATAAAAAAAGCTACAACTATTATATGTCTTCAGAAAGCTACAACGATTATGTCACTGCACAATGCACGTATCGAGAACATTGTCACCACACACTGTCTTACTGACTTATGGAGGCTGTGGCACTGGCACCCAAATGCGCGCCCGTGTTTGTGAGATGAACAATAAGGTGCAATCAAACTTGAGCTTGGCGAGCTGGTTATGTACTTTCTCTGTCCGTTGTTTTCTAGATATAGTTTTTGCTACGCACTTAGATAGaatgtatatctagatacataataaaatttatgaacctagaaaaatcaaaacgatctacaatttgaaacggaggaagtactgaAGATGAAACATGTACTTGCGCCTAAACAGTGTGTCATCAACCGCCACATTATTGTGAGAAGCGGTAACACTTGATGTTAGTCTGACAGGTGGGCGCTTGTAACTTGTGGCGGGTGTGGTGGCACAGCAGTATGGTATCAAAATAGCAATAGTTTTCCAATGAAGTCCCCAAAAGTTGTATCTAAGCAACATATGTCAAAATAATAGTTGTAGATTTTCAAAGTTTACGCATAAAAAATCTTGATGTGCATGCAAAGTTTGCTTGCTTATCTGAAAGCATTTCTTGGTGCAAAGGACGAGCAGTACAACTTTTGAATTAGTGTGTGCTACATGGAGTGTTCATATCATCCAACACACAAGAAGACACGATAAGATGATTCAATGTATTATCATATAACCGTACCATAACGAGAACACGCCTCCCCGACAAACACATCTTAAAACCCAACATAAATCCGATACCGTCCATTCCATCAAAAGTTTCGAAGGTCGAATCCACCTTACCCTAGACGATGAGTAATTAAACAAGGAAATGCAGATGCAAGAAATTAACAGCAGTGCACAAGATGGCACGCTCGATCGACGCAATGCACTTCGTTTGGTTGCTTTCCAAGTACGTGCATGCGGTTTGAGTGGCTTCTCTAAAACTTCAAGTAGGCCGGCCTAGAAGTTGTGGCTCCACGTCTCGTtgaccggcggcagcggccgctcgCCGAGGTACTGCCTGGTCAAGTCGGTGGCGCAGCTGGCGGCGCGGGGGACGacggtggcagcagcagcagcagccgtggCGTAGATCGGCAGCTGCAGCTCCTCGACCTGACTGCCACCGTCGACGCCGAGGAAGTCCCTGGTGAGGCGCCGGTGGCGCAGAGCCACCGAGCCGTCCGGGGCGAGGCCGAAGTTGACCGTGTCGGCGCCGATGCCGCCACAGGTGGCGGtggtcacggcggcggcgtctgcgTGGAGGTCAAGGTACGGCGAGGGCTGCACCATCCTCGGGTGCAGGAAGGGAGCCGCCAGCTGCTGCTCTTGGTGGTGCAGGAAGTAGAAGGCGTTAGGgttttgcgccgccgccgcggcaggaggaggaggagaaggaggagggttGGGGAACGGGAGGAACAGCGGCGTGACGACGCCGCTGCTGTTGGAGAAGAGGAGATCGCTGCCGCTGTTGCCGCCGTTGCTGctgttggtggtggtgatggtgctgCCGTTGTTCGCGGCCGCAAGAATCCTCGCGCTCTCCTCAGCTAGGGCATCGCAGAAGGCCCTGTGCGTGAGCAGGCTGTCCTTCCTGCATGGCAAGAGACATGTAGTGTATGCGTGTTAAACAAAGGAGATCAGAGGAGGAGCCAAATGATTAGTGAGTTGGTAACTTGGTATGGTAGGTTAACAATTTAACTTAATGTTGATGTGCACATGCGTGCGTACTCAAATGCATGCAATCCGTGCATGTAAAAGCTGCATTTAACTTTGGCGACGAAAAGTTCAGTCATATGATTAGCAGGGTTCCTTTGTCAGTTTCCTTTCTGATCACTAGATGTCCGTGCGTGTGTAGGGTAAACGCACTGGCCTGTAAACCAGCCTGAACATGTTACCGATTGTGGGGACCCCCCAGCTCGCGCGTGCTTGAGAATGCCTCTCCCTTCAACTTCATCACACTCTAATGTAGGAAGGGTGCAACAGGAAATGGAAGTGCAACAACGATGCTATGGCAGTGCACTGCAACAGCAGGTTGCAGTATTTGTGTGCTCATCATAAATCATTCCTCGATTGCTTGGATCGGGATAGGCCTGGTTCAAATTTTGATGGAAATGCCATGGTGGTCACATGGACTACCATGCATAAAGCAGCTGCAGGCTGGATGTTTCCAAATATGTTCATGTAGCTTGCTGCTCTGACC is a genomic window containing:
- the LOC117836303 gene encoding protein EARLY HEADING DATE 2, which translates into the protein MMLSDLSSDHEATGSSSHGGDIASYALSPLFLAPAPPLAGAAAPQTEAPRVGAKRKRSQPGNPDPGAEVIALSPRTLVATNRFVCEICNKGFQRDQNLQLHRRGHNLPWKLRQRSLPSGAGGRQGDAAAAPPRKRVYVCPEPTCVHHDPARALGDLTGIKKHFSRKHGEKRWRCERCGKRYAVQSDWKAHVKGCGTREYRCDCGILFTRKDSLLTHRAFCDALAEESARILAAANNGSTITTTNSSNGGNSGSDLLFSNSSGVVTPLFLPFPNPPPSPPPPAAAAAQNPNAFYFLHHQEQQLAAPFLHPRMVQPSPYLDLHADAAAVTTATCGGIGADTVNFGLAPDGSVALRHRRLTRDFLGVDGGSQVEELQLPIYATAAAAAATVVPRAASCATDLTRQYLGERPLPPVNETWSHNF